The DNA segment GCTCTCTGATATGGCACATTAATTGCAACTCAATATTATTAAATGGAAAATAACCAGCAGTTCAGAAAGATCAACTAAAGCAAAACAAATTGTACTTTTTGATTGACTTGTCAGAAACATTACGATATTTTTATTAAAATAAATTTTAGTGGATGTTTCTAAAGCTGATATCTTAAAACTCAAAAGTCTTAAGCTCCGAAAAAGGAGGTATAGTCATGAAGAAAAAAATATTAACTCTGACGATTATGACAGCATGTATCGCAATGGTTGCTCTCTTTTGCGGGCCAGGTTATGCATCGGTAAGCGGCCCCTGCGTGGATTGCCATACCATGCACAACAGCCAGGGTGGCGCTGTCATGGCTACAGGCACAACTGCCGGAGATGCTGCTTACGGCTCGTTGACCCGCGGCACATGCGGGGGGTGTCATGAAACAAGCACGGCCGACCCTCTGGAAGGGGGTTATCCTCGTGTTAAAACCAGTAGTTCCGGCGATACCGTCCAATTAGCCGGAGGGTACTTCACTGCTACCAGCGGACAGACTGATAACCACGGTAATACTGAACACAGCATAGGCAGCACAGTAGAGCCGGCAGGGTATAATTCTGCTGGTTACGTTAACAGCACCGATTGGTACGTGGAAAGCAACGGCTTGAAATGTGCAGGTAATAGCGGCTGTCACGGGAACGAAACCGACACGGACCCGGCAAAGGCGATTGCCGGTGGCCATCACGCAAATACTCTTAAAGGCGGCTACACCGGCTATCGTATGCTTCAAATATACCAGACCGCAGTCATTGGGACAGGAGCTTCCGATTATGAAAAGGCTTTGAATAGTGCTCCATCAGCAGACGACCCACGTAACTATTACAGCGCCACCGCCGATGCTGATGGCGGTTCTATCAGCAGGTTCTGCGGCAAATGCCACGGAGATTTCCACGGCAATGCGGGTTCCGGTAATACCGGCGTATATAACAGCGCGTGGGTAAGGCATCCAACAGATGCGCTTATTCCTACCACCTGGGAAATTCAAACCCTTACGAATTATACTTTCCTTGATTGGAAATCTAATCCGGTCGGCACAGTGAATGCTGTAGCGCCAGCTGATGACAACATGTATGTTACCTGTCTTTCCTGCCACCGGGCTCATGGCTCGGCAAATGCCGACATCCTGAGATTTGCTTACGCTGATCAATGCGCCGACGGCAGCTCTGTTAACGGTTGCCTCGGGTGTCATGACAAGCAGCGTTAACCGATTGTCCTTGATCACGATGCCGTCGGCATCGTGATCGCTTGACAGAAACCTTTATAAAGGGCATTCTCCTCCAGGGAGGATGCCCTTTTTTATTTCTATATGGGTCATTTTCTGATAGGTAATAGTTTACCCCCCCATAAGAAGCGCTAAGTTGTTTTTGCCCAGGAGGAACTAAAAAAAATGAACCCTGAACTTTTGTTTCTCATTTGGTGTTTGTTTTTTTATTCGACATTCGACATTCGACGTTCAATGTTCGATGTTGGACGTTCATCTTTTATGTAAAGACCCCCCCCATGATTAAGAGCCTTCAAAAAACATACGTTTTTCTCTTTTTTGCCGTGGTTGCCGCCTATTCGGCACACGATATTTCAAACCTCGATATCTGGTACCATCTGAGGTGCGGCCAATTCATCCTTGACAATTTTAAGATACCACAAACCAATACCTTTTCCTACATTGCCGTTGATCGTCCGAGTTTTGATCCATACTGGCTATTTCAGGTTCTCATCTATCTTATACACCGTGTTTCCGGGATCAGCGGGCTTGTTGCGTTCAAAATGTCGGTACTGATCGCCGCGTTTTGCTTGTTGATTAACATGAGGAAAAAGGAGGATGGGTACATCCTGCCGGCGTTTTGTCTTGTTTTGGGCGCCATGGCGGCAAACGCACGGTTTATTGTCCGGCCGGAGCTTGCAAGCTACCTGTTTCTCTGTCTCTATTTTTTCATCCTTCATCAATACCACAACCGCAAGGGCAGGAGCATTTATCTCCTGATCCCCCTTCAGATCCTCTGGGCAAACATGCACGGGTTCTGGGTGCTGGGTCTTTTCCTGGTATGGGCATTCCTTTTGGGTGAAGCGATCTTGTGGAAAGCGCCCCTGTCGTTTGACTGGAGGGGCGAGACCTCTGTGCAGGGAAGAGACTATACCCGGCTGTTGCTCGCAGGGCTCGTTTTGACTGCATCTACCCTGATCACACCATATCCTCATGAGATTCTGCAACTTCCATTTGAAATGTTCGCCGGACTAAAGGGCGCCAGCGGCAGGGGCGGCCCTCTTATCGTAAATGAGCTGATATCACCATTTTTAGCGGATACGCTCTTTTCCTGGCAGGCGATATTCTACTATAAAGTATTGGTGGTGGTATCTGCCGCGTCCTTTTTGTTGAACTTCAGGCGGATCAACATCATCCACCTTTTGATCTATGCCGGGTTCCTCTATATCTCTGTCCAGGCAAGGCGGAATATATGTGCCTTTGCACTGATGGCCGCTCCGATCACGTTCCTGAATCTTGGCTCTTTTTACAAATCTTCCATTGAAGAATTCCTGCGGGCCAGGAAACTGCCCATGAATCATGTGCGGGCCGTCTTGTCCGTGGGTCTGGTTCTGGTGATGATTCTTTTAATTTATGACGCGGCTTCTGACAGATACTATATCCGGGACAGAAGCAATACGAGGTTCGGGTTAGGGGTTTCCAACATCTCTTATCCCAAAAAAGCGATTGATTTCATACAGGAAAACAACATCACTGGAAACATTTTCAACAACCCTGCCACAGGTCACTATTTCACCTGGCGTTGTTTCCCTGAGCGCCTGGTCTTTTTAGACGGAAGGTTCGATTTGCCTGATCGCTTTCTGTCTCATTATTATGTCCCTCAACTATGGCCGAAAATTTCGGAAAAATATCAAATAAATTATGTATTGCTCGGTCATGGCAGGTCTCCAAATATTGCCCCTCTGACCAGGATGCTCTATTTCAACAAGGACTGGGTTCTGATCTACTATGATGAAATGGCTGTTGTCTTTGTCAAAAATGTCGAGAAAAACCGGGAAATCATTAAAAAGTTTCAGGTCAGGTTTGACACAACGCAAGACAAGGATGCACCAGGCATACCTCCAAAGAACCTGTTTGGCATGACGGATCTTCCTGTGGCACAATTTCAGTTGGCAAACCTGTACGCCACCCTTGGCTTAAACAAGCGTGCAATCAATAAGTACCAGGAATGCTTAGACATATTTCCAAGCTTCTGGGAGGCACGGAGCAACCTCGGAGATATGTATCAAAAGGACGGCAGAGTCGAGGATGCGTTAAGACAATACAGGATGGCCGTTGAAACAAAGCCGAATTTTGTGGCAGGCTATGTAAGGCTTGGGGAAGCCTATGCTGTCACTGGGATGTTTCCGCAGGCAGTCCAGGCGTATAAGGAAGCGCTTAAAAGAAAACCTGAACTGGCCGCAGCTCATAGCGGGCTGGGTTTTGCCTGTATGCAGATGAAAAAATATAAAGAGGCGATACAGCACTTTGAGGCCGTGTTGAGATTAGATCCAGATAATTCGATGGCCGGCCGGATGCTTGCTTACTGCCGTAGCATGATCTCCCAGGACAAATCGCACTGATGAAACCGGCTCAACCGACTACCGCGCATCGAATTCGCCGCGCTCTACTATCCTTGTTTATACCTTCTTCTCAATGCTTTCCCGAGCCCTATCTCTTTGTTAGCTAGTTCATGCAATCCCTTTTTCCAATAGGCAATGCCCAGGTTAACGTGCCACATGCCATTGAGGGGCTTGGTCTTTATTGCCCGCTTGAACTCCTCTATTGCTTGATCTATCCGCCCCTTTGCCAGAAAGCAGAGCCCGAGGTTGTTGTGGCCGATTCCATACTCTGGCCGCAGAAAAAGACTTTGCTTAAAAAATGGTATTGCCTTATCGGGTTTTTGCCTTTTATAGTAATGCATGCCGATTGCGTTATAACCCCTTGCTTTATCAGGAGATTTTTCGACCACATCTTGCCATAATGTAAGATCATCTTGCCAGATAAAATTACGCTGAAAGGCGGCAATGCCACATACCACAACCAGGCCTGCCACCACCAGAAATTCAATATATAAATTTAGTCTAATTTGTTTCATATACTCCGGTTTTCTTTAACTCTCCGCTCTCACCTCTTGGCTCTCAGCTTACGAATCCTCTCCCTGGCCTGGACATTCTGGGGATCAAGTTTGAGAACCTTTTCGTACGTCCGAACAGCCTTAACTCTCAGCTCTTTGCTCCTCGCTCTTTGCTCTTCGCTCTCAGCTCTTTGCTCATAAGCCAGCGCCAGGTTAAACATGGTTATCGGATCACGGGGACTAATATCCAAAGACATGCGCAACTGTTGAATTGACTGGTCAAGTAATCCCATTTTGCCGTATATGATGCCCAGATTGGACAACGCTTCAGGATATTCAGGTTTAATAGCGATAGCCTTTTGGTATTGGATAATGGCCTTTTCCAGTTGTCTCATTTCGTCATAAGCAATACCGAGATTATAATGAACCGAGGCATTGTCAGGGTCTATTTGCAAGATTGCTATGTACTCTTTTACGGCTAAGTTTGTGAACCCTTGATCCACGTATGCATTTCCAATGGCCTTTCGGGCATTAAGGTAAAGCGGATTTATCTTTATTGCCTGCTTGTACATACTAACCGCCATATCAACAAACCCCTTCTTGTTGTATATTTCTCCCAACCCGGTATATGCCTTGTAATCACAGGGGTCGATTTCCAGCGCTTTTTTGTACTTGGCTATGGCCAATTCATTTTGCCCCATCTTTTCATGAACACTGCCCATGTTCACATGGGTCTTGGACGAGGCAGGCATAACCCTCAGCGCCTTCCCATATTCTTCCAGTGCAAGATCGTATTGTTCTGTGTGAGAATAGGCTAATCCCAGGTTGTGGCGAGGTCTGTACTTATTGGGAGATTTCATGACCGCATCGCGCCAGAGGGACACGTTGTCTTTCCAGGCGAAATTTCGTTGATGGGTAATGGGGCCGAAGACCAGCACCAGGCTTGCGGCTACAAGTAATTCAACAAATAATTTCAGTTTTATTGGTTTCATTGGTTGTCTTTGTTTAGGCGCAGTTCGTTATATCTGTTTTATCGCTTTAAAACCAATCAAACCGCTCTATGCTCTTCGCTCTCTCCACTCCCTGCTCTACGGATGAGCAGGAACTGATCCCTTTTCTCCCTTTATCCCCCCAGTAATCTTTTTCCATTGTTGGCTTGAACTAAGCCTCTTGGCAATTTTCATCTCTCTGAAAGCCATATCATGTTTCCCTTTTGATCCATATGCTAATCCCAAATTGTAATGAGCATCCACATGATTGGGATCAATCTGTATGGCGTGTTGAAAATGGGAAATGGCCTTGTCTATCCTTCCTTTGTCAAAATAGCAGACACCCAGATTGTTGTGAGCATCGACAAAGCAAGGGTTGCTCT comes from the Anaerolineae bacterium genome and includes:
- a CDS encoding cytochrome c3 family protein; the encoded protein is MKKKILTLTIMTACIAMVALFCGPGYASVSGPCVDCHTMHNSQGGAVMATGTTAGDAAYGSLTRGTCGGCHETSTADPLEGGYPRVKTSSSGDTVQLAGGYFTATSGQTDNHGNTEHSIGSTVEPAGYNSAGYVNSTDWYVESNGLKCAGNSGCHGNETDTDPAKAIAGGHHANTLKGGYTGYRMLQIYQTAVIGTGASDYEKALNSAPSADDPRNYYSATADADGGSISRFCGKCHGDFHGNAGSGNTGVYNSAWVRHPTDALIPTTWEIQTLTNYTFLDWKSNPVGTVNAVAPADDNMYVTCLSCHRAHGSANADILRFAYADQCADGSSVNGCLGCHDKQR
- a CDS encoding tetratricopeptide repeat protein codes for the protein MIKSLQKTYVFLFFAVVAAYSAHDISNLDIWYHLRCGQFILDNFKIPQTNTFSYIAVDRPSFDPYWLFQVLIYLIHRVSGISGLVAFKMSVLIAAFCLLINMRKKEDGYILPAFCLVLGAMAANARFIVRPELASYLFLCLYFFILHQYHNRKGRSIYLLIPLQILWANMHGFWVLGLFLVWAFLLGEAILWKAPLSFDWRGETSVQGRDYTRLLLAGLVLTASTLITPYPHEILQLPFEMFAGLKGASGRGGPLIVNELISPFLADTLFSWQAIFYYKVLVVVSAASFLLNFRRINIIHLLIYAGFLYISVQARRNICAFALMAAPITFLNLGSFYKSSIEEFLRARKLPMNHVRAVLSVGLVLVMILLIYDAASDRYYIRDRSNTRFGLGVSNISYPKKAIDFIQENNITGNIFNNPATGHYFTWRCFPERLVFLDGRFDLPDRFLSHYYVPQLWPKISEKYQINYVLLGHGRSPNIAPLTRMLYFNKDWVLIYYDEMAVVFVKNVEKNREIIKKFQVRFDTTQDKDAPGIPPKNLFGMTDLPVAQFQLANLYATLGLNKRAINKYQECLDIFPSFWEARSNLGDMYQKDGRVEDALRQYRMAVETKPNFVAGYVRLGEAYAVTGMFPQAVQAYKEALKRKPELAAAHSGLGFACMQMKKYKEAIQHFEAVLRLDPDNSMAGRMLAYCRSMISQDKSH
- a CDS encoding tetratricopeptide repeat protein is translated as MKQIRLNLYIEFLVVAGLVVVCGIAAFQRNFIWQDDLTLWQDVVEKSPDKARGYNAIGMHYYKRQKPDKAIPFFKQSLFLRPEYGIGHNNLGLCFLAKGRIDQAIEEFKRAIKTKPLNGMWHVNLGIAYWKKGLHELANKEIGLGKALRRRYKQG
- a CDS encoding tetratricopeptide repeat protein — protein: MKPIKLKLFVELLVAASLVLVFGPITHQRNFAWKDNVSLWRDAVMKSPNKYRPRHNLGLAYSHTEQYDLALEEYGKALRVMPASSKTHVNMGSVHEKMGQNELAIAKYKKALEIDPCDYKAYTGLGEIYNKKGFVDMAVSMYKQAIKINPLYLNARKAIGNAYVDQGFTNLAVKEYIAILQIDPDNASVHYNLGIAYDEMRQLEKAIIQYQKAIAIKPEYPEALSNLGIIYGKMGLLDQSIQQLRMSLDISPRDPITMFNLALAYEQRAESEEQRARSKELRVKAVRTYEKVLKLDPQNVQARERIRKLRAKR